The nucleotide sequence GAATCATCGCCTTATTCAGCGAATCGCAAAGCCGCTTTGTTGTAACGGTTGCGGCGGAAGATGCCGCGGCTTTTGAAGCTGCTATGAAGAGAAGTGCCTGTTATCGTGTTGGCGAAACCAGTCCTGAACCTGTGTTGCGCATTAGCTGCGGTGACGATCGTTATATTGATGCAGAACTCTCCGTTCTGCGCGACGCTTGGAAAAAAACACTGGATTGGTAAGCGCTAAACAAGCATAAGGATGCTCTTTCAATGACTATTAACGTCGTAGTATTAACAGGATTCGGAATCAACGCCGACGAAGAAACGCAGCGTGCTTTTAACCGGGTTGGCGCGCAGGCTTCACGTATTCATCTTAACGATTTGTTGGCAGATCCTTCCTTGTTGGATCGTGCCCACATCTTGGCGATTCCCGGCGGCTTTTCTTTTGGTGATGCTGCGGGACCGGGCAAGATCCTCGCCAATCGGCTTCGCTTCAAACTGGAGAAAGCGCTTCAAGACTTTGTTGGCCGAGGGAAATTAGCTATCGGCATCTCCAACGGCTTTCAAGTTATGCTCCGCTTGGGGATGCTGCCCTTTTTCGACGGCTCTTTCCAACAAACATGCACCTTGAGCCAAAATGACAGTGCCCGCTTTGAGAATCGCTGGGTACACCTAAGACGCCCGGAAAATACGCGATGCCTATGGCTCCATGAAGTGGAAAGCCTAGACCTGCCGCTGCGCTGTGAACATGGCAAATTCATTCCTCAAGATGAAAGCGTGCTCTAGCGTCTCTTCGACCAGGGACAGGTCGCCTTACAATACGCGTCATCCGGCGATGAGGACGGCGCAGGTGTTGCCTCCGGAAATCCCATTGGATCAACAGAGGCAATCGCCGGTATATGCGACCCGAGCGGCCGTTTGTTTGGACTTATGCCCCGTCCGGAAGCCTATCAAGATCGTGTTAATCATCCGGAATGGACCGGTCTCCATCTTCCCGAAGAAGGGGCCGGGCTGCAGATTTTCCGTAACGCAGTGGA is from Candidatus Hydrogenedentota bacterium and encodes:
- a CDS encoding phosphoribosylformylglycinamidine synthase subunit PurQ, encoding MTINVVVLTGFGINADEETQRAFNRVGAQASRIHLNDLLADPSLLDRAHILAIPGGFSFGDAAGPGKILANRLRFKLEKALQDFVGRGKLAIGISNGFQVMLRLGMLPFFDGSFQQTCTLSQNDSARFENRWVHLRRPENTRCLWLHEVESLDLPLRCEHGKFIPQDESVL